In a single window of the Acidobacteriota bacterium genome:
- the purM gene encoding phosphoribosylformylglycinamidine cyclo-ligase: MDYKQSGVDIDAGNETVRRIKGLARSTFTPGVLSSIGSFGGLFRLGADYRDPVLVSSADGVGTKLKVAFLTGRHGTVGQDLVNHCVNDILVQGAVPLFFLDYLATGKLSPEVAGQIVEGVATACRENGCALIGGETAEMPGFYASGEYDMAGFIVGVVEHDRVITGAALRAGDVLIGLRSSGLHTNGYSLARAIVFDRLGLTVDAEVDELGCTIGEELLRIHRSYLPVMRPLLDAGLVKSLAHITGGGITENLPRILPPGVAALIDKSTWTPNAVFRFLQRSGGVPDADMYRAFNMGLGMIVGCALDDENRVLTMLHSAGESRAVVVGKIVAGEPGVVYGSLT; the protein is encoded by the coding sequence ATGGACTACAAGCAATCTGGCGTTGATATCGACGCGGGGAACGAGACCGTCCGGCGCATCAAGGGACTGGCGCGGAGCACGTTTACGCCGGGGGTCCTGTCGTCGATTGGATCGTTCGGTGGGTTGTTCAGGCTCGGCGCCGACTACCGCGATCCCGTGCTCGTCTCGAGCGCCGATGGGGTCGGCACCAAGCTGAAGGTCGCGTTCCTGACTGGACGCCACGGTACGGTCGGGCAGGATCTCGTCAATCACTGCGTCAACGACATCCTGGTGCAGGGCGCCGTGCCGCTGTTCTTTCTCGACTACCTCGCCACCGGCAAATTGTCGCCGGAGGTTGCCGGCCAGATCGTGGAGGGCGTCGCGACGGCGTGCCGGGAGAACGGGTGCGCGCTAATCGGCGGCGAGACCGCCGAGATGCCGGGGTTTTACGCATCCGGCGAGTACGACATGGCCGGCTTCATTGTCGGTGTTGTCGAGCACGACCGCGTCATCACCGGAGCGGCGCTGCGTGCTGGTGATGTGCTCATCGGCCTGCGTTCGTCGGGCCTTCACACCAATGGGTACTCGCTGGCTCGCGCGATTGTGTTCGACCGCCTCGGCTTGACCGTTGACGCAGAGGTCGACGAACTCGGGTGCACGATTGGCGAGGAACTCCTCCGAATCCATCGATCGTACTTGCCTGTGATGCGGCCGCTGCTCGACGCTGGCCTCGTCAAGAGCCTGGCGCACATCACCGGCGGCGGGATCACCGAGAACCTCCCGCGCATTCTCCCGCCTGGCGTGGCGGCGCTCATCGACAAATCAACCTGGACTCCCAACGCCGTCTTCCGCTTTCTGCAGCGGTCTGGCGGCGTGCCGGACGCCGACATGTACCGCGCCTTCAACATGGGGCTAGGAATGATTGTCGGCTGCGCGCTCGATGACGAAAATCGGGTGCTCACGATGCTGCATTCAGCCGGCGAGTCTCGCGCCGTCGTCGTCGGAAAGATCGTGGCCGGCGAGCCAGGTGTGGTGTACGGAAGCCTGACGTGA
- the purN gene encoding phosphoribosylglycinamide formyltransferase, with translation MNRNIGVLISGRGSNLQAIIEATRDGRLDARIALVVSNRTDAGGLRRAQDAGIETLVRDHKTYVSREAFEQALVDDLRARDVSLVCLAGFMRLLGATFVNAFPDRILNIHPALLPAFPGLHAQRQAIEHGARISGATVHFVDTNLDAGPIILQAAVPVFDADTEDTLSSRILEQEHRIYPEAIQKILDGRWTIRGRRVVFGDRA, from the coding sequence GTGAACCGCAACATCGGCGTGCTGATTTCTGGCCGCGGGTCGAATCTCCAGGCCATCATCGAGGCCACGCGGGACGGACGCCTCGACGCGCGCATCGCGCTGGTCGTCTCGAACCGGACGGATGCCGGCGGTTTGCGGCGAGCGCAGGACGCTGGCATCGAGACACTGGTCCGCGATCACAAGACGTACGTCTCCCGCGAGGCCTTCGAGCAGGCACTGGTCGACGATCTGCGCGCCCGCGATGTCAGCCTCGTCTGTCTGGCCGGCTTTATGCGCCTGCTCGGGGCAACGTTTGTCAATGCGTTTCCGGACCGCATCCTCAACATCCATCCCGCGCTGCTGCCGGCGTTTCCGGGCCTGCACGCGCAGCGCCAGGCCATTGAGCATGGCGCCAGGATCTCGGGCGCTACGGTCCACTTTGTAGACACTAATCTTGACGCCGGCCCAATCATCCTGCAGGCGGCCGTCCCAGTTTTCGACGCCGACACCGAGGACACGCTCTCGTCACGGATCCTCGAGCAGGAGCACCGCATCTACCCCGAGGCCATCCAGAAGATTCTCGATGGCCGCTGGACCATCCGGGGCCGCCGAGTCGTGTTTGGCGATCGCGCCTGA